A DNA window from Nymphalis io chromosome 28, ilAglIoxx1.1, whole genome shotgun sequence contains the following coding sequences:
- the LOC126778997 gene encoding uncharacterized protein LOC126778997 — MWRCTCALALFCATLVDAEAFKRADMSASPFVLISRYGRSSPRMMTSRIDKFFLSRYGKRSDPLTRAYDITENIQNERERVQDRGREGDRDILQKWRPRCDCASYIKRLALKNYNKRTPETIDPTVYED, encoded by the exons ATGTGGCGTTGTACGTGCGCACTCGCTCTGTTCTGCGCTACGCTCGTCGATGCGGAGGCTTTTAAAAGAGCAGATA TGTCAGCGTCACCCTTCGTCCTTATTTCACGCTACGGCCGATCGTCTCCGCGAATGATGACGTCGCGCATAGACAA GTTCTTCTTAAGTAGATATGGAAAGCGATCCGACCCTCTAACGAGAGCTTATGACATCACtgaaaatattcaaaacgaGAGAGAAAGAGTCCAAGATAGAGGTAGAGAAGGAGATAGAGATATTTTACAAAAGTGGCGCCCAAGGTGTGACTGTGCATCCTACATCAAAAGATTAGCTTTGAAGAATTATAACAAAAg AACACCAGAGACCATTGATCCAACTGTATATGAAGACTAA